A single uncultured Fibrobacter sp. DNA region contains:
- the prfA gene encoding peptide chain release factor 1 translates to MKDKARKLIEKYEELESELGNPDVLADQARYNKIHKQYKGIEKAVAKAKEYLQMLSDQEEWKMALGDSDPEMVAMAKSELSTIEKALPELTDELQILMVPKDPWDYRNATLEIRGGTGGDESALFAGDLFRMYQGYCSRMGWKMTIQDASEGTVGGYKEIRVFIEGDSVYGTLKFESGVHRVQRVPETETQGRVHTSAATVAILPEAEEVDVEIREADIHMDTYRSSGAGGQYINKTDSAVRLTHIPTGVVVSCQTERSQLQNRLHAMEMLRSKILDALIAKKEQEEAASRKALVGTGDRSAKIRTYNFPQNRVTDHRIGLTLYNLDKVITGDLDEIINGLQMANAQEKLGKFNA, encoded by the coding sequence ATGAAAGACAAAGCCCGTAAACTTATAGAAAAGTACGAGGAGCTGGAATCGGAACTCGGGAACCCGGACGTTCTCGCCGACCAGGCCCGATACAACAAGATTCACAAGCAGTACAAGGGTATCGAGAAGGCAGTCGCCAAGGCCAAGGAATACTTGCAGATGCTTAGCGACCAGGAAGAATGGAAAATGGCCCTCGGCGACTCCGACCCCGAAATGGTCGCGATGGCCAAATCCGAACTTTCGACAATCGAAAAGGCCCTCCCCGAGCTCACCGACGAACTGCAAATCCTGATGGTGCCCAAGGACCCGTGGGACTACCGCAATGCCACGCTCGAAATCCGCGGCGGTACCGGTGGTGACGAATCGGCCCTGTTTGCCGGCGACCTTTTCCGCATGTACCAGGGCTACTGCAGCCGCATGGGCTGGAAGATGACCATCCAGGATGCGAGCGAAGGTACCGTGGGCGGCTACAAGGAAATCCGCGTGTTTATCGAGGGCGACAGCGTGTACGGGACGCTCAAGTTCGAAAGTGGCGTACACCGCGTACAGCGCGTGCCCGAAACCGAGACGCAGGGCCGCGTGCACACCTCCGCAGCGACCGTCGCCATCCTCCCCGAAGCCGAGGAAGTCGACGTGGAAATCCGCGAAGCCGACATCCACATGGACACCTACCGCTCTTCGGGCGCGGGCGGCCAGTACATCAACAAGACGGACTCCGCCGTGCGACTCACCCATATCCCGACGGGCGTGGTGGTGAGCTGCCAGACCGAACGTAGCCAGTTGCAGAACCGCCTGCACGCCATGGAAATGCTGCGTTCCAAGATTTTGGATGCGCTCATCGCGAAGAAGGAACAAGAAGAAGCGGCCAGCCGCAAGGCCCTGGTGGGCACAGGCGACCGCTCCGCAAAAATCCGCACCTACAACTTCCCGCAGAACCGCGTGACCGACCACCGCATCGGCCTTACGCTGTACAACCTGGACAAGGTGATTACCGGAGACCTTGACGAGATTATCAACGGGCTCCAGATGGCGAACGCCCAGGAGAAGCTGGGGAAGTTTAACGCTTAG
- the prmC gene encoding peptide chain release factor N(5)-glutamine methyltransferase — translation MPQMTVLEILNRTKVFFEKKGVPDARLDAEYIISHGLGMKNRMDLYLNFEKPLTAAELDTLRPLVARRANREPLQHIVGDTSFRGHIIKCDPRALIPRPETESLVDMAIERLNGVENPFIVEVGTGTAAISIACAKEIAGAKVLATDISDEALSLARENAQANGLNEELTFAQGDLLDAVTGDIVAKIVGASAGSAGSPTLSATLPKISCLIANLPYIPDGEKGKLQPEVDKFDPALALYGGPDGLDLVRKLLQQTEGKLSAGAPVLLEIGSEQAEVLKNEADNYPWLEFEGIHKDYCGNIRFVSYRAK, via the coding sequence ATGCCGCAGATGACCGTACTTGAAATTCTGAACCGCACCAAGGTCTTCTTCGAGAAGAAGGGCGTGCCCGACGCGCGCCTGGACGCCGAGTACATCATCAGCCACGGGCTCGGCATGAAAAACCGGATGGACCTGTACCTGAACTTCGAGAAGCCCCTGACGGCAGCCGAACTCGACACGCTCCGGCCGCTGGTCGCACGTCGCGCGAACCGCGAACCGTTGCAGCACATCGTGGGCGACACGAGCTTCCGCGGACACATCATCAAGTGCGACCCGCGGGCGCTGATCCCGCGCCCCGAGACGGAGTCGCTGGTGGACATGGCAATTGAGCGCCTGAACGGTGTCGAAAACCCCTTCATCGTTGAGGTGGGCACGGGAACAGCGGCGATTTCCATCGCCTGCGCGAAGGAAATCGCCGGAGCGAAAGTCCTCGCAACAGACATCTCGGACGAAGCCCTTTCGCTTGCCCGCGAAAACGCGCAAGCCAACGGGCTCAATGAAGAATTGACATTTGCGCAGGGCGACCTGCTTGACGCAGTGACGGGCGACATCGTGGCGAAGATTGTCGGCGCTTCGGCTGGTTCGGCAGGCTCACCAACCTTATCAGCAACCTTGCCTAAAATCAGCTGCCTTATCGCGAACCTCCCCTACATCCCTGACGGGGAAAAGGGCAAGCTCCAGCCCGAAGTGGACAAGTTCGACCCGGCTCTCGCCCTGTACGGCGGCCCCGACGGCCTGGACCTCGTGCGCAAGCTGCTCCAGCAAACCGAAGGCAAGCTCTCCGCAGGCGCCCCCGTCCTCCTCGAAATCGGTTCGGAACAGGCTGAAGTCCTCAAGAACGAGGCCGACAACTACCCCTGGCTTGAATTCGAAGGAATCCACAAGGACTACTGCGGCAACATCCGCTTTGTCAGCTACAGGGCCAAGTAG